In the genome of Neodiprion pinetum isolate iyNeoPine1 chromosome 2, iyNeoPine1.2, whole genome shotgun sequence, one region contains:
- the LOC124211166 gene encoding uncharacterized protein: MSTCVFCKTKQSKYSGRSFHKFPVKDVLRLQQWLKEMKRKDWKPNRNSTLCSAHFTNDCFDRTGFLITLKKNSVPTIFDNPKSECSSCHRLREYGRGYSFFKFPLDEPDIMKQWIANINIGPWSPSSDSFLCSDHFELSCFQKKSKNYITLPKGSIPTLFAPL, from the exons ATGAGTACCTGcgttttttgcaaaacaaagCAATCAAAATATAGTGGGCGATCATTTCACAA ATTTCCCGTGAAAGATGTGTTGCGCCTTCAGCAGTGgttaaaagaaatgaagaggAAGGACTGGAAGCCAAACCGAAATAGCACATTGTGTTCGGCTCATTTTACAAATGACTGCTTTGATAGGACAGGATTCCtaattacattgaaaaagaACAGTGTACCAACTATATTTGACAACCCAAAATCAGAGTGTTCATCTTGTCACCGATTAAGGGAATATGGACGTGGCTATTCATTCTTCAA GTTCCCATTGGATGAACCTGATATTATGAAGCAGTGGATCGCAAATATAAACATTGGTCCGTGGTCTCCATCAAGTGATAGCTTTCTGTGTTCCGACCACTTTGAACTCTCTTGCTTtcagaagaaaagtaaaaattatataactttACCAAAAGGCAGTATCCCAACGTTATTTG CTCCACTTTGA
- the LOC124211165 gene encoding uncharacterized protein isoform X2 → MSTCVFCKTKQSKYSGRSFHKFPVKDVLRLQQWLKEMKRKDWKPNRNSTLCSAHFANDCFDRTGFLITLKKNSVPTIFDNPKSECSSCHRLREYGHGYSFFKFPLDEPDIMKQWIANINIGPWSPLSDSFLCSDHFEPSCFQKKSKNYITLPKGSIPTLFAPL, encoded by the exons ATGAGTACCTGcgttttttgcaaaacaaagCAATCAAAATATAGTGGGCGATCATTTCACAA ATTTCCCGTGAAAGATGTGTTGCGCCTTCAGCAGTGgttaaaagaaatgaagaggAAGGACTGGAAGCCAAACCGAAATAGCACATTGTGTTCAGCTCATTTTGCAAATGACTGCTTTGATAGGACAGGATTCCtaattacattgaaaaagaACAGTGTACCAACTATATTTGACAACCCAAAATCAGAGTGTTCATCTTGTCACCGATTAAGGGAATATGGACATGGCTATTCATTCTTCAA GTTCCCATTGGATGAACCTGATATTATGAAGCAGTGGATCGCAAATATAAACATTGGACCGTGGTCTCCATTAAGTGATAGCTTTCTGTGTTCCGACCACTTTGAACCCTCTTGCTTtcagaagaaaagtaaaaattatataactttACCAAAAGGCAGTATCCCAACGTTATTTG CTCCACTTTGA
- the LOC124211165 gene encoding uncharacterized protein isoform X1, which produces MSTCVFCKTKQSKYSGRSFHKFPVKDVLRLQQWLKEMKRKDWKPNRNSTLCSAHFANDCFDRTGFLITLKKNSVPTIFDNPKSECSSCHRLREYGHGYSFFKFPLDEPDIMKQWIANINIGPWSPLSDSFLCSDHFEPSCFQKKSKNYITLPKGSIPTLFGKNLQQTEFQNESDRPTTVNLTKLHDHLHICT; this is translated from the exons ATGAGTACCTGcgttttttgcaaaacaaagCAATCAAAATATAGTGGGCGATCATTTCACAA ATTTCCCGTGAAAGATGTGTTGCGCCTTCAGCAGTGgttaaaagaaatgaagaggAAGGACTGGAAGCCAAACCGAAATAGCACATTGTGTTCAGCTCATTTTGCAAATGACTGCTTTGATAGGACAGGATTCCtaattacattgaaaaagaACAGTGTACCAACTATATTTGACAACCCAAAATCAGAGTGTTCATCTTGTCACCGATTAAGGGAATATGGACATGGCTATTCATTCTTCAA GTTCCCATTGGATGAACCTGATATTATGAAGCAGTGGATCGCAAATATAAACATTGGACCGTGGTCTCCATTAAGTGATAGCTTTCTGTGTTCCGACCACTTTGAACCCTCTTGCTTtcagaagaaaagtaaaaattatataactttACCAAAAGGCAGTATCCCAACGTTATTTG GTAAAAACTTGCAGCAGACCGAATTTCAGAATGAATCCGATCGGCCCACCACAGTGAATTTAACCAAATTACATGATCACCTACACATTTGTACCTGA